Proteins encoded in a region of the Eschrichtius robustus isolate mEscRob2 chromosome 16, mEscRob2.pri, whole genome shotgun sequence genome:
- the EPO gene encoding erythropoietin, translated as MGVRECPALLLLLSLPLLSLGLPVLGAPPRLICDSRVLERYILEAREAENATVGCAEGCSFSENITVPDTKVNFHAWKRMEVQQQAVEVWQGLALLSEAILQGQALLANSSQPSEALQLHVDKAVSGLRSLTSLLRALGAQKEAVPLPDAASSAAPLRTFTVDTLCKLFRIYSNFLRGKLTLYTGEACRRGDR; from the exons ATGGGGGTGCGCG AATGTCCTGCCCTGCTGCTTCTGCTGTCCTTGCCGCtgctctctctgggcctcccagTCCTGGGCGCCCCCCCACGCCTCATCTGTGACAGCCGAGTCCTGGAGAGGTACATCCTGGAGGCCAGGGAGGCCGAAAATGCCACG GTGGGCTGTGCTGAAGGCTGCAGCTTCAGTGAGAACATCACTGTCCCAGACACCAAGGTTAACTTCCATGCCTGGAAGAGGATGGAG GTCCAGCAGCAGGCTGTGGAAGTCTGGCAGGGCCTGGCCCTGCTCTCAGAAGCCATCCTGCAGGGCCAGGCCCTGTTGGCCAACTCGTCCCAGCCATCCGAGGCCCTGCAGCTGCACGTGGACAAAGCTGTCAGCGGCCTGCGAAGCCTCACCTCCCTGCTTCGGGCGCTGGGAGCCCAG AAGGAAGCCGTCCCCCTTCCAGACGCAGCCTCCTCTGCAGCCCCGCTCCGAACATTCACTGTTGATACTTTGTGCAAACTTTTCCGAATCTACTCCAATTTCCTGCGGGGAAAGCTGACGCTGTACACAGGGGAGGCCTGCAGGAGAGGGGACAGGTGA
- the LOC137750455 gene encoding uncharacterized protein, translating into MTSYFKNRSPEARFEMLVLEAAIAALSPKAPADEPASPLSSRPQRLGAGAQGPSPFLEGRGLGTSDKLVRPSRNPGVRRRAAPRPAPRTRPCGSSAPAAARLPPRRAPDPGVLPPALTPPAPPPPATPHAHSPPQPPTRTHTADNSPDPRPPPQFPGPTVPGPTPAGRLAAPSSGPWPRALRALPRPRLGAPDGGPFLRAAGWPCPAELPGMRAPGAGTRRAPGR; encoded by the exons ATGACCTCCTACTTCAAAAACAGATCCCCAGAGGCCAGATTTGAAATGCTTGTCTTGGAG GCTGCAATCGCAGCTCTCTCTCCCAAAGCCCCAGCGGATGAGCCAGCATCACCCCTGTCCAGCAGGCCCCAGAGGCTAGGGGCTGGTGCTCAGGGCCCCTCTCCCTTTCTCGAAGGCAGGGGCCTGGGGACCTCTGACAAGCTGGT CCGCCCCTCCCGGAACCCCGGGGTCCGACGACGGgcagccccgcgccccgcgccccgcacCCGCCCCTGCGGCAGCTCGGCCCCTGCGGCAGCTCGGCTCCCGCCCCGGCGAGCCCCCGACCCAGGCGTCCTGCCCCCGGCTCTGACCCCTCCGGCCCCCCCCCCTCCCGCGACCCCTCACGCACAcagccccccccaaccccccacacgcacgcacacagctGATAACAGCCCCGACCCCCGGCCGCCGCCGCAGTTCCCCGGGCCAACAGTCCCCGGGCCAACCCCGGCCGGCCGCCTCGCCGCGCCGTCCTCCGGACCCTGGCCCCGGGCCCTGCGCGCTCTGCCCCGACCCCGGCTCGGCGCCCCGGACGGCGGCCCCTTCCTTCGGGCGGCGGGGTGGCCCTGCCCCGCCGAGCTTCCCGGGATGCGGGCCCCCGGCGCGGGCACCCGCCGAGCCCCAGGTCGCTGA
- the POP7 gene encoding ribonuclease P protein subunit p20, with protein MAENREPRGAVEAELDPVEYTLRKRLPHRLPRRPNDIYVNMKTDFKAQLARCQKLLDGGARGQNACNEIYIHGLGLAINRAINIALQLQAGSFGSLQVAANTSTVELVDELEPEIDTREPLTRIRNNSAIHIRVFRVTPK; from the coding sequence ATGGCCGAAAACCGAGAGCCCCGCGGAGCCGTCGAGGCTGAGCTGGACCCGGTGGAGTACACCCTGCGGAAGCGGCTCCCCCATCGCCTGCCCCGGAGGCCCAATGACATTTATGTCAACATGAAGACTGACTTTAAGGCCCAGCTGGCCCGCTGCCAGAAACTGCTGGATGGAGGGGCTCGGGGTCAGAACGCATGCAATGAGATCTACATCCACGGCTTGGGCCTGGCCATCAACCGCGCCATCAACATTGCCCTACAGCTGCAGGCTGGCAGCTTCGGGTCCTTGCAGGTGGCTGCCAATACCTCCACCGTGGAGCTTGTCGATGAACTGGAACCGGAGATTGATACGCGAGAGCCGCTGACCCGGATCCGCAACAACTCGGCCATCCACATCCGTGTCTTCAGGGTCACACCCAAGTGA